In Saccopteryx leptura isolate mSacLep1 chromosome 11, mSacLep1_pri_phased_curated, whole genome shotgun sequence, the following proteins share a genomic window:
- the LOC136382966 gene encoding butyrophilin subfamily 2 member A2-like isoform X5: MEPAASLHVSPPDPRQFFALLGLSALVSAQFTVVGPADPTWVLVGESTVLSCHLSPERSALDMEVRWFRSQFSPAVLVYKGGRERTEEQMEQYRGRTTFVSEDINKGRVALVIHNITAHDNGSYRCYFQQGRSYEEAVVHLMVAGLGSKPLIEMKGHQDGGVRLECSSVGWFPEPHAVWRDPYGEVKPALEEAYTQETGGLFRVTMAVVIRDSSVRNIACSVNNTLLAQEKNSVIFIPESFFPSTSPWMVALAVTLPALLLVIVRGICLIRKLHKDKEMLLVGKDLENREKEIAHNALEKERVEKEKERLMKEQLQEELRWRRGLLHAGSVSGN; this comes from the exons ATGGAGCCGGCTGCTTCCCTGCACGTCTCCCCGCCTGACCCCCGGCAGTTCTTCGCCCTCCTGGGCTTGTCCGCACTGGTCTCAG CCCAGTTTACTGTCGTGGGGCCAGCTGACCCCACGTGGGTCTTGGTGGGAGAAAGCACCGTGTTAAGCTGCCACCTGTCACCTGAGAGAAGTGCCCTGGACATGGAGGTGCGGTGGTTCCGGTCTCAGTTCTCGCCGGCCGTGCTGGTGTACAAGGGCGGGCGCGAGAGGACGGAGGAGCAGATGGAGCAGTACCGCGGGCGGACAACCTTCGTGAGCGAAGACATTAACAAGGGGAGGGTGGCCCTGGTCATTCACAATATCACCGCCCACGACAACGGCAGCTACCGCTGTTATTTCCAACAAGGCAGGTCCTACGAGGAGGCTGTCGTGCACCTAATGGTGGCAG GCCTGGGCTCCAAGCCCCTCATTGAAATGAAGGGCCACCAGGATGGGGGTGTCCGGCTGGAGTGCTCATCTGTAGGGTGGTTCCCAGAGCCCCACGCAGTGTGGAGGGACCCTTATGGTGAGGTCAAGCCCGCCCTGGAGGAGGCTTACACCCAGGAGACAGGCGGACTCTTCAGGGTCACCATGGCCGTGGTCATCAGGGACAGCTCTGTGAGGAACATAGCCTGTTCCGTCAACAACACCCTCCTCGCCCAGGAGAAGAATTCTGTGATCTTCATTCCAG AATCCTTCTTCCCCAGCACGTCTCCctggatggtggccctggctgtcaccctgcctgccctcctcctcGTCATCGTCAGGGGCATCTGTCTCATCAGAAAACTCCACAAGGACAAAGAAATGTTGTTGGTAGGAAAAGAtttagaaaacagagagaaagaaattgcaCATAACGCACTGGAGAAAGAACgtgtggaaaaagagaaagaacgtTTAATGAAAG aACAACTTCAAGAAGAATTGC GATGGAGAAGAGGACTCTTACATGCTG GGTCAGTCTCAGGAAACTAG
- the LOC136382966 gene encoding butyrophilin subfamily 2 member A1-like isoform X2: MEPAASLHVSPPDPRQFFALLGLSALVSAQFTVVGPADPTWVLVGESTVLSCHLSPERSALDMEVRWFRSQFSPAVLVYKGGRERTEEQMEQYRGRTTFVSEDINKGRVALVIHNITAHDNGSYRCYFQQGRSYEEAVVHLMVAESFFPSTSPWMVALAVTLPALLLVIVRGICLIRKLHKDKEMLLVGKDLENREKEIAHNALEKERVEKEKERLMKEQLQEELRWRRGLLHAADVVLDPDTAHPELFLSEDRRSVRRGLCGQSVPDNPERFDCRPCVLGAESFSSGRHYWEVEVENVMVWAVGVCRDSVARKGEALLVPENGFWTLEMFGDQYRVLSSPEKILPLKERLRRVAVFLDYESGDISFYNMRDRSHIYTCPRSLFSGPLRPFFRLGSEDSPLFICPAFTGAQGVTVPESGLVLHRAGTQHSQQDQFPDLRDKQGSPSHLY, from the exons ATGGAGCCGGCTGCTTCCCTGCACGTCTCCCCGCCTGACCCCCGGCAGTTCTTCGCCCTCCTGGGCTTGTCCGCACTGGTCTCAG CCCAGTTTACTGTCGTGGGGCCAGCTGACCCCACGTGGGTCTTGGTGGGAGAAAGCACCGTGTTAAGCTGCCACCTGTCACCTGAGAGAAGTGCCCTGGACATGGAGGTGCGGTGGTTCCGGTCTCAGTTCTCGCCGGCCGTGCTGGTGTACAAGGGCGGGCGCGAGAGGACGGAGGAGCAGATGGAGCAGTACCGCGGGCGGACAACCTTCGTGAGCGAAGACATTAACAAGGGGAGGGTGGCCCTGGTCATTCACAATATCACCGCCCACGACAACGGCAGCTACCGCTGTTATTTCCAACAAGGCAGGTCCTACGAGGAGGCTGTCGTGCACCTAATGGTGGCAG AATCCTTCTTCCCCAGCACGTCTCCctggatggtggccctggctgtcaccctgcctgccctcctcctcGTCATCGTCAGGGGCATCTGTCTCATCAGAAAACTCCACAAGGACAAAGAAATGTTGTTGGTAGGAAAAGAtttagaaaacagagagaaagaaattgcaCATAACGCACTGGAGAAAGAACgtgtggaaaaagagaaagaacgtTTAATGAAAG aACAACTTCAAGAAGAATTGC GATGGAGAAGAGGACTCTTACATGCTG CTGACGTGGTCCTGGACCCAGACACTGCCCATCCTGAGCTCTTCCTGTCAGAGGACAGGAGAAGTGTGAGGCGGGGCCTCTGTGGGCAGAGCGTGCCTGACAACCCAGAGAGATTCGACTGCCGGCCTTGTGTCCTGGGTGCAGAGAGCTTCTCCTCAGGGAGACActactgggaggtggaggtggaaaaCGTGATGGTGTGGGCTGTGGGGGTCTGCAGAGACAGTGTGGCGAGGAAAGGGGAGGCCCTGCTGGTTCCGGAGAATGGTTTCTGGACCCTGGAGATGTTTGGAGACCAGTACCGGGTCCTGTCCTCTCCTGAGAAGATTCTTCCCCTGAAGGAACGCCTTCGCCGGGTGGCCGTGTTCCTGGACTACGAATCTGGGGATATCTCCTTCTATAACATGAGGGACCGATCACACATCTACACGTGTCCCCGTTCTCTCTTCTCTGGGCCCCTGAGGCCCTTCTTCAGGCTGGGGTCTGAGGACAGCCCCCTCTTCATCTGCCCAGCATTCACAGGGGCCCAGGGTGTCACAGTGCCTGAGAGTGGCCTGGTTCTTCACAGGGCAGGGACCCAGCACAGCCAGCAGGACCAATTTCCTGATCTCAGAGACAAGCAGGGAAGCCCCAGCCATCTCTACTAG
- the LOC136382966 gene encoding butyrophilin subfamily 2 member A1-like isoform X1, translating to MEPAASLHVSPPDPRQFFALLGLSALVSAQFTVVGPADPTWVLVGESTVLSCHLSPERSALDMEVRWFRSQFSPAVLVYKGGRERTEEQMEQYRGRTTFVSEDINKGRVALVIHNITAHDNGSYRCYFQQGRSYEEAVVHLMVAGLGSKPLIEMKGHQDGGVRLECSSVGWFPEPHAVWRDPYGEVKPALEEAYTQETGGLFRVTMAVVIRDSSVRNIACSVNNTLLAQEKNSVIFIPESFFPSTSPWMVALAVTLPALLLVIVRGICLIRKLHKDKEMLLVGKDLENREKEIAHNALEKERVEKEKERLMKEQLQEELRWRRGLLHAADVVLDPDTAHPELFLSEDRRSVRRGLCGQSVPDNPERFDCRPCVLGAESFSSGRHYWEVEVENVMVWAVGVCRDSVARKGEALLVPENGFWTLEMFGDQYRVLSSPEKILPLKERLRRVAVFLDYESGDISFYNMRDRSHIYTCPRSLFSGPLRPFFRLGSEDSPLFICPAFTGAQGVTVPESGLVLHRAGTQHSQQDQFPDLRDKQGSPSHLY from the exons ATGGAGCCGGCTGCTTCCCTGCACGTCTCCCCGCCTGACCCCCGGCAGTTCTTCGCCCTCCTGGGCTTGTCCGCACTGGTCTCAG CCCAGTTTACTGTCGTGGGGCCAGCTGACCCCACGTGGGTCTTGGTGGGAGAAAGCACCGTGTTAAGCTGCCACCTGTCACCTGAGAGAAGTGCCCTGGACATGGAGGTGCGGTGGTTCCGGTCTCAGTTCTCGCCGGCCGTGCTGGTGTACAAGGGCGGGCGCGAGAGGACGGAGGAGCAGATGGAGCAGTACCGCGGGCGGACAACCTTCGTGAGCGAAGACATTAACAAGGGGAGGGTGGCCCTGGTCATTCACAATATCACCGCCCACGACAACGGCAGCTACCGCTGTTATTTCCAACAAGGCAGGTCCTACGAGGAGGCTGTCGTGCACCTAATGGTGGCAG GCCTGGGCTCCAAGCCCCTCATTGAAATGAAGGGCCACCAGGATGGGGGTGTCCGGCTGGAGTGCTCATCTGTAGGGTGGTTCCCAGAGCCCCACGCAGTGTGGAGGGACCCTTATGGTGAGGTCAAGCCCGCCCTGGAGGAGGCTTACACCCAGGAGACAGGCGGACTCTTCAGGGTCACCATGGCCGTGGTCATCAGGGACAGCTCTGTGAGGAACATAGCCTGTTCCGTCAACAACACCCTCCTCGCCCAGGAGAAGAATTCTGTGATCTTCATTCCAG AATCCTTCTTCCCCAGCACGTCTCCctggatggtggccctggctgtcaccctgcctgccctcctcctcGTCATCGTCAGGGGCATCTGTCTCATCAGAAAACTCCACAAGGACAAAGAAATGTTGTTGGTAGGAAAAGAtttagaaaacagagagaaagaaattgcaCATAACGCACTGGAGAAAGAACgtgtggaaaaagagaaagaacgtTTAATGAAAG aACAACTTCAAGAAGAATTGC GATGGAGAAGAGGACTCTTACATGCTG CTGACGTGGTCCTGGACCCAGACACTGCCCATCCTGAGCTCTTCCTGTCAGAGGACAGGAGAAGTGTGAGGCGGGGCCTCTGTGGGCAGAGCGTGCCTGACAACCCAGAGAGATTCGACTGCCGGCCTTGTGTCCTGGGTGCAGAGAGCTTCTCCTCAGGGAGACActactgggaggtggaggtggaaaaCGTGATGGTGTGGGCTGTGGGGGTCTGCAGAGACAGTGTGGCGAGGAAAGGGGAGGCCCTGCTGGTTCCGGAGAATGGTTTCTGGACCCTGGAGATGTTTGGAGACCAGTACCGGGTCCTGTCCTCTCCTGAGAAGATTCTTCCCCTGAAGGAACGCCTTCGCCGGGTGGCCGTGTTCCTGGACTACGAATCTGGGGATATCTCCTTCTATAACATGAGGGACCGATCACACATCTACACGTGTCCCCGTTCTCTCTTCTCTGGGCCCCTGAGGCCCTTCTTCAGGCTGGGGTCTGAGGACAGCCCCCTCTTCATCTGCCCAGCATTCACAGGGGCCCAGGGTGTCACAGTGCCTGAGAGTGGCCTGGTTCTTCACAGGGCAGGGACCCAGCACAGCCAGCAGGACCAATTTCCTGATCTCAGAGACAAGCAGGGAAGCCCCAGCCATCTCTACTAG
- the LOC136382966 gene encoding butyrophilin subfamily 2 member A2-like isoform X3: MEPAASLHVSPPDPRQFFALLGLSALVSAQFTVVGPADPTWVLVGESTVLSCHLSPERSALDMEVRWFRSQFSPAVLVYKGGRERTEEQMEQYRGRTTFVSEDINKGRVALVIHNITAHDNGSYRCYFQQGRSYEEAVVHLMVAGLGSKPLIEMKGHQDGGVRLECSSVGWFPEPHAVWRDPYGEVKPALEEAYTQETGGLFRVTMAVVIRDSSVRNIACSVNNTLLAQEKNSVIFIPESFFPSTSPWMVALAVTLPALLLVIVRGICLIRKLHKDKEMLLVGKDLENREKEIAHNALEKERVEKEKERLMKEQLQEELRWRRGLLHAASRRLSCELSGIWDQGAFMGIPPHGGSPPAFQDISETQA; the protein is encoded by the exons ATGGAGCCGGCTGCTTCCCTGCACGTCTCCCCGCCTGACCCCCGGCAGTTCTTCGCCCTCCTGGGCTTGTCCGCACTGGTCTCAG CCCAGTTTACTGTCGTGGGGCCAGCTGACCCCACGTGGGTCTTGGTGGGAGAAAGCACCGTGTTAAGCTGCCACCTGTCACCTGAGAGAAGTGCCCTGGACATGGAGGTGCGGTGGTTCCGGTCTCAGTTCTCGCCGGCCGTGCTGGTGTACAAGGGCGGGCGCGAGAGGACGGAGGAGCAGATGGAGCAGTACCGCGGGCGGACAACCTTCGTGAGCGAAGACATTAACAAGGGGAGGGTGGCCCTGGTCATTCACAATATCACCGCCCACGACAACGGCAGCTACCGCTGTTATTTCCAACAAGGCAGGTCCTACGAGGAGGCTGTCGTGCACCTAATGGTGGCAG GCCTGGGCTCCAAGCCCCTCATTGAAATGAAGGGCCACCAGGATGGGGGTGTCCGGCTGGAGTGCTCATCTGTAGGGTGGTTCCCAGAGCCCCACGCAGTGTGGAGGGACCCTTATGGTGAGGTCAAGCCCGCCCTGGAGGAGGCTTACACCCAGGAGACAGGCGGACTCTTCAGGGTCACCATGGCCGTGGTCATCAGGGACAGCTCTGTGAGGAACATAGCCTGTTCCGTCAACAACACCCTCCTCGCCCAGGAGAAGAATTCTGTGATCTTCATTCCAG AATCCTTCTTCCCCAGCACGTCTCCctggatggtggccctggctgtcaccctgcctgccctcctcctcGTCATCGTCAGGGGCATCTGTCTCATCAGAAAACTCCACAAGGACAAAGAAATGTTGTTGGTAGGAAAAGAtttagaaaacagagagaaagaaattgcaCATAACGCACTGGAGAAAGAACgtgtggaaaaagagaaagaacgtTTAATGAAAG aACAACTTCAAGAAGAATTGC GATGGAGAAGAGGACTCTTACATGCTG CCTCAAGACGTCTCAGTTGTGAGCTGTCTGGGATCTGGGATCAAGGGGCCTTCATGGGGATCCCACCCCATGGGGGAAGTCCCCCTGCTTTTCAGGACATCTCTGAGACCCAGGCCTAA
- the LOC136382966 gene encoding butyrophilin subfamily 2 member A2-like isoform X4: MEPAASLHVSPPDPRQFFALLGLSALVSAQFTVVGPADPTWVLVGESTVLSCHLSPERSALDMEVRWFRSQFSPAVLVYKGGRERTEEQMEQYRGRTTFVSEDINKGRVALVIHNITAHDNGSYRCYFQQGRSYEEAVVHLMVAGLGSKPLIEMKGHQDGGVRLECSSVGWFPEPHAVWRDPYGEVKPALEEAYTQETGGLFRVTMAVVIRDSSVRNIACSVNNTLLAQEKNSVIFIPESFFPSTSPWMVALAVTLPALLLVIVRGICLIRKLHKDKEMLLVGKDLENREKEIAHNALEKERVEKEKERLMKEQLQEELRWRRGLLHAGNSCGSWSTFRFLPTLPFLA, translated from the exons ATGGAGCCGGCTGCTTCCCTGCACGTCTCCCCGCCTGACCCCCGGCAGTTCTTCGCCCTCCTGGGCTTGTCCGCACTGGTCTCAG CCCAGTTTACTGTCGTGGGGCCAGCTGACCCCACGTGGGTCTTGGTGGGAGAAAGCACCGTGTTAAGCTGCCACCTGTCACCTGAGAGAAGTGCCCTGGACATGGAGGTGCGGTGGTTCCGGTCTCAGTTCTCGCCGGCCGTGCTGGTGTACAAGGGCGGGCGCGAGAGGACGGAGGAGCAGATGGAGCAGTACCGCGGGCGGACAACCTTCGTGAGCGAAGACATTAACAAGGGGAGGGTGGCCCTGGTCATTCACAATATCACCGCCCACGACAACGGCAGCTACCGCTGTTATTTCCAACAAGGCAGGTCCTACGAGGAGGCTGTCGTGCACCTAATGGTGGCAG GCCTGGGCTCCAAGCCCCTCATTGAAATGAAGGGCCACCAGGATGGGGGTGTCCGGCTGGAGTGCTCATCTGTAGGGTGGTTCCCAGAGCCCCACGCAGTGTGGAGGGACCCTTATGGTGAGGTCAAGCCCGCCCTGGAGGAGGCTTACACCCAGGAGACAGGCGGACTCTTCAGGGTCACCATGGCCGTGGTCATCAGGGACAGCTCTGTGAGGAACATAGCCTGTTCCGTCAACAACACCCTCCTCGCCCAGGAGAAGAATTCTGTGATCTTCATTCCAG AATCCTTCTTCCCCAGCACGTCTCCctggatggtggccctggctgtcaccctgcctgccctcctcctcGTCATCGTCAGGGGCATCTGTCTCATCAGAAAACTCCACAAGGACAAAGAAATGTTGTTGGTAGGAAAAGAtttagaaaacagagagaaagaaattgcaCATAACGCACTGGAGAAAGAACgtgtggaaaaagagaaagaacgtTTAATGAAAG aACAACTTCAAGAAGAATTGC GATGGAGAAGAGGACTCTTACATGCTG GAAATTCCTGTGGCTCTTGGTCAACATTTCgcttccttcccaccctcccaTTTTTAGCATAA